The Ipomoea triloba cultivar NCNSP0323 chromosome 4, ASM357664v1 DNA segment TATTAACTTTTTGAAGAATAAGTAAGCAAAGAATGTTACTCCATATTTTTTAAGCAGATCGAGTTACAGTCTTGGCGTGAGAGTTTCTGTATCTCTAATCTTTTTGTATGCGCAGGAGGTGCCGGAGAGCCAGAGGTCGGACGCGGCGAACAGTTTGGTGTACGAAGCAAACGTGCGGCTGAGAGATCCGGTGTACGGCTGCATGGGTGCAATTTCGGCTCTGCAGCAGCAAATTCAGTTCCTACAAGCCGAGCTTAATGCGGTTAGAGCCGAGCTTCTAAGGCATAAATATCGAgaagccgccgccgccgcagccgcCAACAGCATCATCACCTCCGCGCCGGCTTTGGCGGCGGGAGCCGTCTCCGTCGTTGAGTTGCCGCAAGCTCCGCCCACACCTACTCCCCCGCCGTCGCCTCCTCCCCCGTCGGTGCTtgttgtttcttcttcttcgtcgtcCTCTTCCACTTCTCCGCCGTCCTCGGCTCCGTCGTCTTTGTACACGCCGGCTTCCACCGTGGCAAGCTTTGGTACCATTCAGACCATTAACATGCCTTTTTTTGACTAATGACACTAAAACTCATTTCATTATTGTGTtgttaatacattaattaataatccTTAATTAATCCGTAAATGTTTATTGTGTTGTTTTTCCTTCGGTACAAAATTAGGGGATAAATGTTTGTATTTTAGAAGCTGAAAAACTCATAAGTTCTGCAATATCTAAAACTTCAGTTTAGGGTTttctcaagaatatatatagctATATATCATGCATGCTTGATCTAACATTCACGCTCAAATCATACCTTTTAATTAATAACCTTATTAAGACTCGATCTGTGTAAATTAAACTTATAATCTAATGATCAAATTTACGTTTAGATACCTTACTTTACCTTTAATTTATGGGAGTTTTACTCTTTGAGATCATAGACTTTAGGAGGATGAAATTGATGAATGAGAAAGCTAAGGAGGCTCTGATTCAATTCTGATGAGATCAGAATTGAAGTCTTTATTTCTACGGGAAGGCTTTTCGATCACATGATCAATGAGAATATGATCATCCTATAAAAAGTGATGAGTAAGCTCAACATTTCATTGTTCATTAatggttgaaaattttaattaaaaaaaatatctaagTCAATTATTATACTCATTGAGAACTTGATgaggttcattttataattattgcaaatttaaaaagtttaataatCGTAAGATCCTAACATTTGATTTCTTAAGATGGAGGGTGTGGATGTGTCCACACTTTTTATGTGGGTGTTCTCACATGAACCATcccctatatatgtgtgtgtaagtATGAAAGCTAATTTGACAGGACTAAGCTAGAACTACAATACATATATGCACGATAGTTCGTGTCACTTAAAACATAAACTAGTGGTTGAAAGGATAAATGATAGGATGATGAGGAGTTCAATCCCCAACTTGGATATGTAGTAAGCTCCTTTGTAGATAGCAGTTGTATGTAACATTTCGACCCTACTCCACTAGTGTGCATTTGACAATTTATCTCTCTTCTAATGGTTCTTTGAGATTGGGGAAAACCTATATGATATTCTGTGCCATaggatattaaataattaaagtgTGGTAATTAGTGAGTATTAATGAGTAACACGTTATATTAAAGGACATGGCCTGGGGAGACAAAAAGTATATATGGTGTTTCTTTAAAGTCTTATTTTctattaagtattaaatttCTGACCAGAAACATTAAACACAAATGGTTAATACAATCCCTTTGCATGCTCTTCCAGACTCAGCTTTTATGTTTCGCAATTTAACAAGGtcatacaaaattcatacctatgtgtttttttttttttttgttaatatttgaaTATCGctgaatttattttaaattagttaACTAATTGAGCTATATTCAAAATTAGCAATAATTAATAcattagctatatatatatatatat contains these protein-coding regions:
- the LOC116017068 gene encoding LOB domain-containing protein 15-like, whose protein sequence is MERVDEIIGRKLKTEMEAAASLSSPEMVMGRRQVLGTTLNTITPCAACKLLRRRCAEECPFSPYFSPHEPHKFAAVHKVFGASNVSKMLMEVPESQRSDAANSLVYEANVRLRDPVYGCMGAISALQQQIQFLQAELNAVRAELLRHKYREAAAAAAANSIITSAPALAAGAVSVVELPQAPPTPTPPPSPPPPSVLVVSSSSSSSSTSPPSSAPSSLYTPASTVASFGTIQTINMPFFD